Proteins from a genomic interval of Phyllopteryx taeniolatus isolate TA_2022b chromosome 3, UOR_Ptae_1.2, whole genome shotgun sequence:
- the zbtb26 gene encoding zinc finger and BTB domain-containing protein 26 encodes MAQNQVILQFHFATFGDSMLQKMNLLRHQRRFCDVTVRINQLKVSGHKVVFAAGSSFLRDQFILQQDSNEVQISMIQEAKVGQQLLLSCYTGQLEFPELELVNYLTVASFLQMGHIVEQCTQALNKFIKPQLPHKLEVESEMRKGSKDEGLREREHCQVPTVQKVEPMADDISSDDDDEDDDDDVILQPKSSPQISDTNPRHDVEESDISIVKVESVVPNFPTSSPAALRSPEPQHSLINSTVDSRGSETTAPPSMPDFSPPSPSNPAEKPSSHQRNYDKPLQWYHQCPKCSRVFRQLEKYANHLKMHKLFMCLLCGKTFTQKGNLHRHMRVHAGIKPFQCKICGKTFTQKCSLLDHLNLHSGDKPHRCNYCDMMFAHKPVLRKHLKQIHGKNSFDNANEGNLHDGGPEENDNTGPFFIHSNNYETDLKETYYGKLTF; translated from the coding sequence ATGGCCCAGAACCAGGTGATCCTGCAGTTCCACTTTGCCACATTTGGCGACTCCATGCTGCAGAAGATGAACCTCCTTCGGCACCAGCGACGCTTCTGTGACGTCACTGTACGCATCAACCAGCTTAAAGTCTCAGGTCATAAGGTGGTGTTTGCTGCTGGTTCTTCTTTCCTAAGAGACCAGTTCATCCTTCAGCAGGACTCCAATGAAGTGCAGATCTCCATGATCCAGGAAGCAAAGGTCGGCCAGCAGCTGCTGCTGTCCTGCTACACGGGGCAACTTGAGTTTCCTGAACTAGAGCTGGTCAATTACCTGACAGTAGCCAGCTTCCTCCAAATGGGCCACATTGTTGAGCAGTGCACTCAAGCGCTAAACAAGTTCATCAAGCCACAGCTTCCTCACAAGCTGGAAGTGGAAAGTGAGATGAGAAAGGGAAGCAAGGACGAAGGTTTGAGAGAGCGGGAGCACTGCCAAGTGCCGACTGTCCAGAAGGTGGAGCCCATGGCGGATGATATCagtagtgatgatgatgatgaagatgatgacgatgatgtcaTTTTACAGCCCAAATCCTCTCCTCAGATCTCAGATACAAATCCCAGGCACGATGTGGAAGAGAGTGACATAAGCATAGTAAAGGTGGAGTCTGTGGTGCCTAACTTTCCCACCAGCTCTCCAGCTGCCCTGCGCTCACCTGAGCCCCAACACTCTCTCATCAATTCCACCGTGGACAGTCGTGGGAGTGAAACGACGGCGCCCCCTAGCATGCCAGACTTCAGTCCCCCTTCTCCGTCCAATCCAGCAGAGAAACCGAGCAGTCACCAGAGGAACTACGACAAACCTCTCCAGTGGTACCACCAGTGCCCCAAGTGCAGCCGTGTCTTCCGGCAGCTGGAAAAATACGCCAACCACCTCAAGATGCACAAGCTCTTCATGTGCCTCCTGTGTGGAAAGACATTCACGCAGAAAGGCAACCTGCACCGACACATGCGCGTCCACGCGGGCATCAAACCCTTCCAGTGTAAGATCTGTGGGAAGACCTTCACTCAAAAGTGCTCTTTACTGGATCACCTGAACCTGCACAGCGGGGACAAACCTCACCGCTGTAACTACTGTGACATGATGTTCGCTCACAAGCCTGTTCTCCGCAAGCACCTCAAACAGATCCACGGCAAGAACAGCTTCGACAACGCAAATGAAGGCAACCTGCACGATGGTGGGCCTGAAGAGAATGACAACACTGGTCCCTTTTTCATTCACTCAAACAATTATGAGACggacttaaaggagacatattatggaaaattgactttttaa
- the gucd1 gene encoding protein GUCD1 isoform X2, with protein MTDDAVLLDVPVIQQLYHWDCGLACSRMVLKYIHPISDEQFQRACWDLKMTESVWTIDLAYLMCHLGIKHCFCTQTLGVDKGFRNQSFYKKHFDTEEDRVNELFLKAENKGVVVKKCSVTIQEIQSHLEESHVAIVLVNAVILTCELCSAPVKYCCFLPVGQKCFCRKPEYQGHFVVLCGFNRTTGCILYNNPAYSDRVCCTTVSNFEEARRSYGTDEDILFIFKAS; from the exons ATGACAG ATGATGCCGTCCTACTGGATGTACCTGTCATTCAGCAGCTGTACCACTGGGACTGTGGATTAGCCTGCTCCAGGATGGTACTCAA GTACATTCATCCCATTAGTGATGAGCAGTTTCAGAGAGCATGCTGGGACCTGAAAATGACGGAGAGTGTGTGGACTATTGACCTGGCCTACCTCATGTGCCATCTAGGAATCAAGCATTGCTTTTGCACACAGACACTAGGAGTTGATAAGGGCTTTAGGAATCAG TCCTTTTATAAGAAGCATTTTGATACCGAAGAAGATCGTGTGAACGAGCTTTTCCTTAAAGCAGAGAACAAAGGTGTGGTGGTGAAGAAATG CTCTGTGACCATTCAGGAAATCCAGTCTCATCTAGAAGAGAGCCATGTTGCTATCGTGCTCGTCAATGCTGTCATCTTGACGTGTGAACTTTGCTCTGCACCCGTCAAATACTGCTGCTTCCTCCCTGTGGGCCAGAAGTGTTTCTGCAGAAAACCAGAGTATCAGGGGCATTTTGTAGTGCTGTGCGGCTTCAACAGGACGACTGGCTGCATCTTGTACAACAATCCTGCGTATTCTGACC GGGTCTGCTGCACCACCGTCAGTAACTTTGAGGAGGCTCGGCGGAGCTACGGGACGGATGAGGACATCCTCTTCATATTTAAAGCGAGCTGA
- the gucd1 gene encoding protein GUCD1 isoform X1, with translation MTDDAVLLDVPVIQQLYHWDCGLACSRMVLKYIHPISDEQFQRACWDLKMTESVWTIDLAYLMCHLGIKHCFCTQTLGVDKGFRNQSFYKKHFDTEEDRVNELFLKAENKGVVVKKWVVGMLEPIPAIFRREAGYTLNWSPANRRAQTTIHTHIYTYRQFRVFNQPTVHVFGMWEETGVPGENPRRHGENRRGRHLKPGPQNCEADVLTSRPPCRLDEDQTTVYDYFMQKFKKFQRVHILSPPPPPPPHCIYHIQCCRFISSKETQEQTPTQPLLASRCLHNYSYNKME, from the exons ATGACAG ATGATGCCGTCCTACTGGATGTACCTGTCATTCAGCAGCTGTACCACTGGGACTGTGGATTAGCCTGCTCCAGGATGGTACTCAA GTACATTCATCCCATTAGTGATGAGCAGTTTCAGAGAGCATGCTGGGACCTGAAAATGACGGAGAGTGTGTGGACTATTGACCTGGCCTACCTCATGTGCCATCTAGGAATCAAGCATTGCTTTTGCACACAGACACTAGGAGTTGATAAGGGCTTTAGGAATCAG TCCTTTTATAAGAAGCATTTTGATACCGAAGAAGATCGTGTGAACGAGCTTTTCCTTAAAGCAGAGAACAAAGGTGTGGTGGTGAAGAAATG ggttgtcggcatgctggagcctatcccagctatcttcaggcgagaggcagggtacaccctgaactggtcgccagccaatcgcagggcacaaacaaccattcacactcacatttacacctacaggcaatttagagtcttcaatcaacctaccgtgcatgtttttgggatgtgggaggaaaccggagtacccggagaaaacccacgcaggcacggggagaacaggcggggccggcatttgaaacccggtcctcagaactgtgaggcagatgtgctaaccagtcgtccaccgtgccgcctagatgaagatcagaccacagtttatgactattttatgcagaaatttaagaaatttcaaagggttcacatactttccccccccccccccccccccccccactgtatCTACCACATACAATGCTGTCGTTTCATCTCTTCCAAAGAGACTCAGGAGCAAACACCAACACAGCCACTTTTGGCTTCCAGGTGCCTCCACAACTATTCATACAACAAAATGGAATAG
- the gucd1 gene encoding protein GUCD1 isoform X3 has protein sequence MTDDAVLLDVPVIQQLYHWDCGLACSRMVLKYIHPISDEQFQRACWDLKMTESVWTIDLAYLMCHLGIKHCFCTQTLGVDKGFRNQSFYKKHFDTEEDRVNELFLKAENKGVVVKKCSVTIQEIQSHLEESHVAIVLVNAVILTCELCSAPVKYCCFLPVGQKCFCRKPEYQGHFVVLCGFNRTTGCILYNNPAYSDR, from the exons ATGACAG ATGATGCCGTCCTACTGGATGTACCTGTCATTCAGCAGCTGTACCACTGGGACTGTGGATTAGCCTGCTCCAGGATGGTACTCAA GTACATTCATCCCATTAGTGATGAGCAGTTTCAGAGAGCATGCTGGGACCTGAAAATGACGGAGAGTGTGTGGACTATTGACCTGGCCTACCTCATGTGCCATCTAGGAATCAAGCATTGCTTTTGCACACAGACACTAGGAGTTGATAAGGGCTTTAGGAATCAG TCCTTTTATAAGAAGCATTTTGATACCGAAGAAGATCGTGTGAACGAGCTTTTCCTTAAAGCAGAGAACAAAGGTGTGGTGGTGAAGAAATG CTCTGTGACCATTCAGGAAATCCAGTCTCATCTAGAAGAGAGCCATGTTGCTATCGTGCTCGTCAATGCTGTCATCTTGACGTGTGAACTTTGCTCTGCACCCGTCAAATACTGCTGCTTCCTCCCTGTGGGCCAGAAGTGTTTCTGCAGAAAACCAGAGTATCAGGGGCATTTTGTAGTGCTGTGCGGCTTCAACAGGACGACTGGCTGCATCTTGTACAACAATCCTGCGTATTCTGACC